The Syngnathus typhle isolate RoL2023-S1 ecotype Sweden linkage group LG1, RoL_Styp_1.0, whole genome shotgun sequence genome includes a window with the following:
- the tmco6 gene encoding transmembrane and coiled-coil domain-containing protein 6 isoform X3, with translation MWRLSRVGYKAGRAGYILEEFRVKRQEHEKTLRQARRDRQLVSKRLLVNEDEDQQVHIMHTCSDKNDVISLFHKLQHSGPEREAHLKTLSKSLRDLSAQLLFIKQENSIHMLVGFLTGPNTQCRLQSVRCLHELSHSPHPSVGPACLPATPYLLTYLSGQSTKFTELCLYTLGNLCPDSDVVREKLLAQGIIPALASCIEKQKHNTAVVEAIGYTLSQLLQTKDASEKIIPLVLASSLPSHLIACLTPDQNFSLGPAIECAWCLHYLTSTKNVFCCDLLRSGEDNHALLACGALLRCSTLLASLGGAVAQGNKEEGIELLVCPLLRCVGNLLSYCTPDVAEACLSDVELAGSLCALLQAYVQTRPSLARESAWVLNNLTAQSSLFCLDLMTLNLGPILIQLLFSQGITTMILRVLANVAHKKKEFCLQLADHGLLSSLSATLKMAERETVTLSLDILFMLLTSGSQVVEDFERQGGNSLLETFQYCSEGDVRRKAAYLLERCLLSSSAQCMLCCIAGQLHPFVLTASRIGNATLSTKTAKTQLRKEKVNE, from the exons ATGTGGAGGTTAAGTAGAGTCGGCTATAAAGCTGGCCGAGCAGGCTACATCCTAGAGGAGTTCCGAGTAAAGAGGCAAGAGCACGAAAAAA CCCTCCGTCAGGCCCGCCGAGACCGACAATTGGTAAGCAAGAGACTCCTGGTAAATGAAGATGAGGACCAGCAAGTACACATCATGCACACTTGTTCAGATAAGAAT GATGTTATCAGTCTGTTCCACAAACTTCAACACAGTGGTCCTGAGAGGGAGGCTCATCTTAAAACCTTGAGTAAATCTCTCCGTGACCTCTCAGCTCAGCTTCTCTTCATCAA GCAAGAGAACAGTATCCACATGCTGGTGGGCTTCCTCACTGGCCCCAACACTCAGTGTCGCCTGCAGTCTGTCCGCTGTCTTCACGAGCTGTCTCACTCACCTCACCCCAGCGTGGGCCcagcctgtctgcctgccacGCCCTACCTCCTCACCTATCTGTCTGGACAAAGCACCAAGTTCACC GAGTTATGTCTCTACACGCTTGGGAACTTGTGTCCGGACAGTGATGTTGTTAGAGAGAAACTTCTGGCTCAGGGAATTATACCAGCACTTGCCAGCTGTATAGAG AAGCAGAAGCATAACACGGCAGTGGTGGAAGCTATCGGCTACACCCTTTCACAGCTTCTACAAACCAAAGATGCATCTGAGAAAATAATCCC GTTGGTTCTGGCCTCTAGTTTACCTTCACACCTTATAGCATGCCTGACGCCCGACCAGAATTTTTCTCTGGGCCCTGCTATTGAATGTGCATGGTGTCTGCACTACCTCACGTCCAC TAAAAATGTGTTCTGTTGCGATCTTCTCCGAAGCGGGGAGGATAACCATGCTTTGTTGGCTTGCGGGGCGCTGTTGCGGTGCAGTACATTGTTAGCGTCATTGGGTGGCGCTGTTGCTCAAGGAAACAAAGAAGAGGGCATTGAACTG CTCGTCTGTCCTCTACTGAGGTGCGTAGGGAACCTCCTGTCCTACTGCACGCCAGATGTGGCAGAGGCTTGTTTGAGTGACGTTGAGCTTGCGGGTTCTCTCTGTGCTCTGCTTCAGGCTTACGTCCAGACTCGGCCCTCTTTGGCCAGAGAGAGTGCCTGGGTCCTCAATAATCTCACAG CTCAATCCAGTCTGTTTTGTTTGGACTTGATGACGCTCAACTTGGGGCCGATTCTGATTCAACTTCTATTCTCTCAAGGCATTACCACAATG ATCCTGAGAGTTTTGGCAAACGTGGCCCACAAGAAGAAGGAGTTCTGCCTCCAGTTAGCTGATCACGGATTACTGTCTTCCCTCTCTGCCACACTTAAAATGGCAGAACGAGAGACTGTGACCCTGAGTCTCGACATCCTTTTCATGCTATTAACTAGTGGTTCTCAA GTGGTTGAGGACTTTGAGAGGCAAGGTGGCAATTCACTTTTAGAAACCTTTCAATATTGCAGTGAAGGTGATGTGAGGCGGAAGGCAGCATATCTCCTGGAGCGCTGTCTACTGTCTTCTTCTGCACAGTGCATG CTGTGTTGCATTGCAGGGCAGCTGCATCCCTTCGTCTTGACAGCAAGTCGGATTGGGAATGCAACATTAAGTACAAAAACAGCAAAGACCCAATTAAGAAAGGAAAA GGTGAATGAATGA
- the aldob gene encoding fructose-bisphosphate aldolase B — protein sequence MAQQFPTLSPEQKKELSEIAQRIVAPGKGILAADESTGTMGKRLQKINVENNEENRRCFRDLLFTSPDPVPQAIGGVILFHETLYQKSDKGKLFPQVIKERGIVVGIKVDKGTAFLNGTDGETTTQGLDGLSERCAQYKKDGCDFAKWRCVLKISDSCPTALGIAENANVLARYASICQQNGLVPIVEPEILPDGDHDLLRCQYVTEKVLAAVYKALSDHHVYLEGTLLKPNMVTAGHSCTQKFTPQEVAMATVTALRRTVPAAVPGICFLSGGQSEEEASLNLNAINQVALNRPWKLTFSYGRALQASTLAAWQGKAANKAAAQEVFCKRAMINGLAAKGEYKATGSSDQASMQSLHTTNYVY from the exons ATGGCTCAGCAATTTCCAACCCTCTCTCCGGAGCAGAAGAAGGAGCTCTCGGAAATTGCTCAGAGAATAGTGGCCCCGGGAAAGGGAATCCTGGCGGCAGATGAGTCAACCG GCACCATGGGAAAGCGTCTCCAGAAGATCAACGTGGAGAACAATGAGGAAAACCGTCGCTGCTTCCGTGACCTCCTCTTTACATCTCCTGACCCCGTCCCTCAAGCCATCGGAGGGGTGATCCTGTTCCACGAGACGCTCTACCAGAAGTCAGACAAAGGAAAGCTCTTCCCCCAAGTCATCAAAGAAAGGGGCATTGTTGTTGGCATCAAG GTGGACAAAGGTACAGCTTTTCTGAATGGAACCGATGGAGAGACAACCACACAAG GTCTTGACGGCCTATCGGAGCGCTGTGCCCAGTACAAGAAAGACGGCTGCGACTTTGCCAAGTGGAGGTGTGTGCTCAAGATCTCAGACAGCTGCCCTACAGCTCTTGGCATTGCAGAGAATGCCAACGTACTGGCCAGATATGCCAGCATCTGCCAACAG AATGGACTGGTGCCTATTGTGGAGCCAGAGATCCTTCCAGATGGAGACCATGACCTGCTCAGATGCCAGTATGTCACTGAAAAG GTTCTGGCTGCTGTCTACAAGGCTCTCTCTGATCATCACGTATACCTGGAGGGAACACTGCTGAAGCCCAACATGGTCACAGCTGGACACTCCTGTACCCAGAAGTTCACCCCTCAGGAGGTCGCCATGGCTACCGTGACAGCTCTTCGGCGCACCGTGCCAGCTGCTGTGCCGG GCATCTGTTTCCTGTCTGGTGGCCAGAGTGAGGAAGAGGCCTCGCTCAACCTGAACGCCATCAACCAGGTGGCGCTCAATCGCCCCTGGAAGCTCACCTTCTCATATGGCCGTGCGCTGCAGGCCTCCACTCTTGCAGCCTGGCAGGGCAAAGCTGCCAACAAAGCCGCTGCGCAGGAAGTTTTCTGCAAAAGGGCCATG ATCAATGGCCTGGCTGCTAAAGGAGAGTACAAGGCCACAGGGTCGTCCGATCAGGCTTCCATGCAGTCTCTGCACACTACCAACTATGTCTATTAA
- the tmco6 gene encoding transmembrane and coiled-coil domain-containing protein 6 isoform X1 encodes MWRLSRVGYKAGRAGYILEEFRVKRQEHEKTLRQARRDRQLVSKRLLVNEDEDQQVHIMHTCSDKNDVISLFHKLQHSGPEREAHLKTLSKSLRDLSAQLLFIKQENSIHMLVGFLTGPNTQCRLQSVRCLHELSHSPHPSVGPACLPATPYLLTYLSGQSTKFTELCLYTLGNLCPDSDVVREKLLAQGIIPALASCIEKQKHNTAVVEAIGYTLSQLLQTKDASEKIIPLVLASSLPSHLIACLTPDQNFSLGPAIECAWCLHYLTSTKNVFCCDLLRSGEDNHALLACGALLRCSTLLASLGGAVAQGNKEEGIELLVCPLLRCVGNLLSYCTPDVAEACLSDVELAGSLCALLQAYVQTRPSLARESAWVLNNLTAQSSLFCLDLMTLNLGPILIQLLFSQGITTMILRVLANVAHKKKEFCLQLADHGLLSSLSATLKMAERETVTLSLDILFMLLTSGSQVVEDFERQGGNSLLETFQYCSEGDVRRKAAYLLERCLLSSSAQCMLCCIAGQLHPFVLTASRIGNATLSTKTAKTQLRKEKYASHFIKRTRITFKCITPTALVRMKRFG; translated from the exons ATGTGGAGGTTAAGTAGAGTCGGCTATAAAGCTGGCCGAGCAGGCTACATCCTAGAGGAGTTCCGAGTAAAGAGGCAAGAGCACGAAAAAA CCCTCCGTCAGGCCCGCCGAGACCGACAATTGGTAAGCAAGAGACTCCTGGTAAATGAAGATGAGGACCAGCAAGTACACATCATGCACACTTGTTCAGATAAGAAT GATGTTATCAGTCTGTTCCACAAACTTCAACACAGTGGTCCTGAGAGGGAGGCTCATCTTAAAACCTTGAGTAAATCTCTCCGTGACCTCTCAGCTCAGCTTCTCTTCATCAA GCAAGAGAACAGTATCCACATGCTGGTGGGCTTCCTCACTGGCCCCAACACTCAGTGTCGCCTGCAGTCTGTCCGCTGTCTTCACGAGCTGTCTCACTCACCTCACCCCAGCGTGGGCCcagcctgtctgcctgccacGCCCTACCTCCTCACCTATCTGTCTGGACAAAGCACCAAGTTCACC GAGTTATGTCTCTACACGCTTGGGAACTTGTGTCCGGACAGTGATGTTGTTAGAGAGAAACTTCTGGCTCAGGGAATTATACCAGCACTTGCCAGCTGTATAGAG AAGCAGAAGCATAACACGGCAGTGGTGGAAGCTATCGGCTACACCCTTTCACAGCTTCTACAAACCAAAGATGCATCTGAGAAAATAATCCC GTTGGTTCTGGCCTCTAGTTTACCTTCACACCTTATAGCATGCCTGACGCCCGACCAGAATTTTTCTCTGGGCCCTGCTATTGAATGTGCATGGTGTCTGCACTACCTCACGTCCAC TAAAAATGTGTTCTGTTGCGATCTTCTCCGAAGCGGGGAGGATAACCATGCTTTGTTGGCTTGCGGGGCGCTGTTGCGGTGCAGTACATTGTTAGCGTCATTGGGTGGCGCTGTTGCTCAAGGAAACAAAGAAGAGGGCATTGAACTG CTCGTCTGTCCTCTACTGAGGTGCGTAGGGAACCTCCTGTCCTACTGCACGCCAGATGTGGCAGAGGCTTGTTTGAGTGACGTTGAGCTTGCGGGTTCTCTCTGTGCTCTGCTTCAGGCTTACGTCCAGACTCGGCCCTCTTTGGCCAGAGAGAGTGCCTGGGTCCTCAATAATCTCACAG CTCAATCCAGTCTGTTTTGTTTGGACTTGATGACGCTCAACTTGGGGCCGATTCTGATTCAACTTCTATTCTCTCAAGGCATTACCACAATG ATCCTGAGAGTTTTGGCAAACGTGGCCCACAAGAAGAAGGAGTTCTGCCTCCAGTTAGCTGATCACGGATTACTGTCTTCCCTCTCTGCCACACTTAAAATGGCAGAACGAGAGACTGTGACCCTGAGTCTCGACATCCTTTTCATGCTATTAACTAGTGGTTCTCAA GTGGTTGAGGACTTTGAGAGGCAAGGTGGCAATTCACTTTTAGAAACCTTTCAATATTGCAGTGAAGGTGATGTGAGGCGGAAGGCAGCATATCTCCTGGAGCGCTGTCTACTGTCTTCTTCTGCACAGTGCATG CTGTGTTGCATTGCAGGGCAGCTGCATCCCTTCGTCTTGACAGCAAGTCGGATTGGGAATGCAACATTAAGTACAAAAACAGCAAAGACCCAATTAAGAAAGGAAAAGTATGCATCACATTTTATAAAACGCACTCGCATAACTTTTAAATGCATAACACCAACGGCCCTTGTGAGGATGAAGCGGTTTGgataa
- the tmco6 gene encoding transmembrane and coiled-coil domain-containing protein 6 isoform X5, giving the protein MWRLSRVGYKAGRAGYILEEFRVKRQEHEKTLRQARRDRQLVSKRLLVNEDEDQQVHIMHTCSDKNDVISLFHKLQHSGPEREAHLKTLSKSLRDLSAQLLFIKQENSIHMLVGFLTGPNTQCRLQSVRCLHELSHSPHPSVGPACLPATPYLLTYLSGQSTKFTELCLYTLGNLCPDSDVVREKLLAQGIIPALASCIEKQKHNTAVVEAIGYTLSQLLQTKDASEKIIPLVLASSLPSHLIACLTPDQNFSLGPAIECAWCLHYLTSTKNVFCCDLLRSGEDNHALLACGALLRCSTLLASLGGAVAQGNKEEGIELLVCPLLRLTSRLGPLWPERVPGSSIISQILRVLANVAHKKKEFCLQLADHGLLSSLSATLKMAERETVTLSLDILFMLLTSGSQVVEDFERQGGNSLLETFQYCSEGDVRRKAAYLLERCLLSSSAQCMLCCIAGQLHPFVLTASRIGNATLSTKTAKTQLRKEKYASHFIKRTRITFKCITPTALVRMKRFG; this is encoded by the exons ATGTGGAGGTTAAGTAGAGTCGGCTATAAAGCTGGCCGAGCAGGCTACATCCTAGAGGAGTTCCGAGTAAAGAGGCAAGAGCACGAAAAAA CCCTCCGTCAGGCCCGCCGAGACCGACAATTGGTAAGCAAGAGACTCCTGGTAAATGAAGATGAGGACCAGCAAGTACACATCATGCACACTTGTTCAGATAAGAAT GATGTTATCAGTCTGTTCCACAAACTTCAACACAGTGGTCCTGAGAGGGAGGCTCATCTTAAAACCTTGAGTAAATCTCTCCGTGACCTCTCAGCTCAGCTTCTCTTCATCAA GCAAGAGAACAGTATCCACATGCTGGTGGGCTTCCTCACTGGCCCCAACACTCAGTGTCGCCTGCAGTCTGTCCGCTGTCTTCACGAGCTGTCTCACTCACCTCACCCCAGCGTGGGCCcagcctgtctgcctgccacGCCCTACCTCCTCACCTATCTGTCTGGACAAAGCACCAAGTTCACC GAGTTATGTCTCTACACGCTTGGGAACTTGTGTCCGGACAGTGATGTTGTTAGAGAGAAACTTCTGGCTCAGGGAATTATACCAGCACTTGCCAGCTGTATAGAG AAGCAGAAGCATAACACGGCAGTGGTGGAAGCTATCGGCTACACCCTTTCACAGCTTCTACAAACCAAAGATGCATCTGAGAAAATAATCCC GTTGGTTCTGGCCTCTAGTTTACCTTCACACCTTATAGCATGCCTGACGCCCGACCAGAATTTTTCTCTGGGCCCTGCTATTGAATGTGCATGGTGTCTGCACTACCTCACGTCCAC TAAAAATGTGTTCTGTTGCGATCTTCTCCGAAGCGGGGAGGATAACCATGCTTTGTTGGCTTGCGGGGCGCTGTTGCGGTGCAGTACATTGTTAGCGTCATTGGGTGGCGCTGTTGCTCAAGGAAACAAAGAAGAGGGCATTGAACTG CTCGTCTGTCCTCTACTGAG GCTTACGTCCAGACTCGGCCCTCTTTGGCCAGAGAGAGTGCCTGGGTCCTCAATAATCTCACAG ATCCTGAGAGTTTTGGCAAACGTGGCCCACAAGAAGAAGGAGTTCTGCCTCCAGTTAGCTGATCACGGATTACTGTCTTCCCTCTCTGCCACACTTAAAATGGCAGAACGAGAGACTGTGACCCTGAGTCTCGACATCCTTTTCATGCTATTAACTAGTGGTTCTCAA GTGGTTGAGGACTTTGAGAGGCAAGGTGGCAATTCACTTTTAGAAACCTTTCAATATTGCAGTGAAGGTGATGTGAGGCGGAAGGCAGCATATCTCCTGGAGCGCTGTCTACTGTCTTCTTCTGCACAGTGCATG CTGTGTTGCATTGCAGGGCAGCTGCATCCCTTCGTCTTGACAGCAAGTCGGATTGGGAATGCAACATTAAGTACAAAAACAGCAAAGACCCAATTAAGAAAGGAAAAGTATGCATCACATTTTATAAAACGCACTCGCATAACTTTTAAATGCATAACACCAACGGCCCTTGTGAGGATGAAGCGGTTTGgataa
- the tmco6 gene encoding transmembrane and coiled-coil domain-containing protein 6 isoform X2, with protein sequence MWRLSRVGYKAGRAGYILEEFRVKRQEHEKTLRQARRDRQLVSKRLLVNEDEDQQVHIMHTCSDKNDVISLFHKLQHSGPEREAHLKTLSKSLRDLSAQLLFIKQENSIHMLVGFLTGPNTQCRLQSVRCLHELSHSPHPSVGPACLPATPYLLTYLSGQSTKFTELCLYTLGNLCPDSDVVREKLLAQGIIPALASCIEKQKHNTAVVEAIGYTLSQLLQTKDASEKIIPLVLASSLPSHLIACLTPDQNFSLGPAIECAWCLHYLTSTGEDNHALLACGALLRCSTLLASLGGAVAQGNKEEGIELLVCPLLRCVGNLLSYCTPDVAEACLSDVELAGSLCALLQAYVQTRPSLARESAWVLNNLTAQSSLFCLDLMTLNLGPILIQLLFSQGITTMILRVLANVAHKKKEFCLQLADHGLLSSLSATLKMAERETVTLSLDILFMLLTSGSQVVEDFERQGGNSLLETFQYCSEGDVRRKAAYLLERCLLSSSAQCMLCCIAGQLHPFVLTASRIGNATLSTKTAKTQLRKEKYASHFIKRTRITFKCITPTALVRMKRFG encoded by the exons ATGTGGAGGTTAAGTAGAGTCGGCTATAAAGCTGGCCGAGCAGGCTACATCCTAGAGGAGTTCCGAGTAAAGAGGCAAGAGCACGAAAAAA CCCTCCGTCAGGCCCGCCGAGACCGACAATTGGTAAGCAAGAGACTCCTGGTAAATGAAGATGAGGACCAGCAAGTACACATCATGCACACTTGTTCAGATAAGAAT GATGTTATCAGTCTGTTCCACAAACTTCAACACAGTGGTCCTGAGAGGGAGGCTCATCTTAAAACCTTGAGTAAATCTCTCCGTGACCTCTCAGCTCAGCTTCTCTTCATCAA GCAAGAGAACAGTATCCACATGCTGGTGGGCTTCCTCACTGGCCCCAACACTCAGTGTCGCCTGCAGTCTGTCCGCTGTCTTCACGAGCTGTCTCACTCACCTCACCCCAGCGTGGGCCcagcctgtctgcctgccacGCCCTACCTCCTCACCTATCTGTCTGGACAAAGCACCAAGTTCACC GAGTTATGTCTCTACACGCTTGGGAACTTGTGTCCGGACAGTGATGTTGTTAGAGAGAAACTTCTGGCTCAGGGAATTATACCAGCACTTGCCAGCTGTATAGAG AAGCAGAAGCATAACACGGCAGTGGTGGAAGCTATCGGCTACACCCTTTCACAGCTTCTACAAACCAAAGATGCATCTGAGAAAATAATCCC GTTGGTTCTGGCCTCTAGTTTACCTTCACACCTTATAGCATGCCTGACGCCCGACCAGAATTTTTCTCTGGGCCCTGCTATTGAATGTGCATGGTGTCTGCACTACCTCACGTCCAC CGGGGAGGATAACCATGCTTTGTTGGCTTGCGGGGCGCTGTTGCGGTGCAGTACATTGTTAGCGTCATTGGGTGGCGCTGTTGCTCAAGGAAACAAAGAAGAGGGCATTGAACTG CTCGTCTGTCCTCTACTGAGGTGCGTAGGGAACCTCCTGTCCTACTGCACGCCAGATGTGGCAGAGGCTTGTTTGAGTGACGTTGAGCTTGCGGGTTCTCTCTGTGCTCTGCTTCAGGCTTACGTCCAGACTCGGCCCTCTTTGGCCAGAGAGAGTGCCTGGGTCCTCAATAATCTCACAG CTCAATCCAGTCTGTTTTGTTTGGACTTGATGACGCTCAACTTGGGGCCGATTCTGATTCAACTTCTATTCTCTCAAGGCATTACCACAATG ATCCTGAGAGTTTTGGCAAACGTGGCCCACAAGAAGAAGGAGTTCTGCCTCCAGTTAGCTGATCACGGATTACTGTCTTCCCTCTCTGCCACACTTAAAATGGCAGAACGAGAGACTGTGACCCTGAGTCTCGACATCCTTTTCATGCTATTAACTAGTGGTTCTCAA GTGGTTGAGGACTTTGAGAGGCAAGGTGGCAATTCACTTTTAGAAACCTTTCAATATTGCAGTGAAGGTGATGTGAGGCGGAAGGCAGCATATCTCCTGGAGCGCTGTCTACTGTCTTCTTCTGCACAGTGCATG CTGTGTTGCATTGCAGGGCAGCTGCATCCCTTCGTCTTGACAGCAAGTCGGATTGGGAATGCAACATTAAGTACAAAAACAGCAAAGACCCAATTAAGAAAGGAAAAGTATGCATCACATTTTATAAAACGCACTCGCATAACTTTTAAATGCATAACACCAACGGCCCTTGTGAGGATGAAGCGGTTTGgataa
- the tmco6 gene encoding transmembrane and coiled-coil domain-containing protein 6 isoform X4 yields the protein MWRLSRVGYKAGRAGYILEEFRVKRQEHEKTLRQARRDRQLVSKRLLVNEDEDQQVHIMHTCSDKNDVISLFHKLQHSGPEREAHLKTLSKSLRDLSAQLLFIKQENSIHMLVGFLTGPNTQCRLQSVRCLHELSHSPHPSVGPACLPATPYLLTYLSGQSTKFTELCLYTLGNLCPDSDVVREKLLAQGIIPALASCIEKQKHNTAVVEAIGYTLSQLLQTKDASEKIIPLVLASSLPSHLIACLTPDQNFSLGPAIECAWCLHYLTSTKNVFCCDLLRSGEDNHALLACGALLRCSTLLASLGGAVAQGNKEEGIELLVCPLLRCVGNLLSYCTPDVAEACLSDVELAGSLCALLQAYVQTRPSLARESAWVLNNLTAQSSLFCLDLMTLNLGPILIQLLFSQGITTMILRVLANVAHKKKEFCLQLADHGLLSSLSATLKMAERETVTLSLDILFMLLTSGSQVVEDFERQGGNSLLETFQYCSEGDVRRKAAYLLERCLLSSSAQCMGE from the exons ATGTGGAGGTTAAGTAGAGTCGGCTATAAAGCTGGCCGAGCAGGCTACATCCTAGAGGAGTTCCGAGTAAAGAGGCAAGAGCACGAAAAAA CCCTCCGTCAGGCCCGCCGAGACCGACAATTGGTAAGCAAGAGACTCCTGGTAAATGAAGATGAGGACCAGCAAGTACACATCATGCACACTTGTTCAGATAAGAAT GATGTTATCAGTCTGTTCCACAAACTTCAACACAGTGGTCCTGAGAGGGAGGCTCATCTTAAAACCTTGAGTAAATCTCTCCGTGACCTCTCAGCTCAGCTTCTCTTCATCAA GCAAGAGAACAGTATCCACATGCTGGTGGGCTTCCTCACTGGCCCCAACACTCAGTGTCGCCTGCAGTCTGTCCGCTGTCTTCACGAGCTGTCTCACTCACCTCACCCCAGCGTGGGCCcagcctgtctgcctgccacGCCCTACCTCCTCACCTATCTGTCTGGACAAAGCACCAAGTTCACC GAGTTATGTCTCTACACGCTTGGGAACTTGTGTCCGGACAGTGATGTTGTTAGAGAGAAACTTCTGGCTCAGGGAATTATACCAGCACTTGCCAGCTGTATAGAG AAGCAGAAGCATAACACGGCAGTGGTGGAAGCTATCGGCTACACCCTTTCACAGCTTCTACAAACCAAAGATGCATCTGAGAAAATAATCCC GTTGGTTCTGGCCTCTAGTTTACCTTCACACCTTATAGCATGCCTGACGCCCGACCAGAATTTTTCTCTGGGCCCTGCTATTGAATGTGCATGGTGTCTGCACTACCTCACGTCCAC TAAAAATGTGTTCTGTTGCGATCTTCTCCGAAGCGGGGAGGATAACCATGCTTTGTTGGCTTGCGGGGCGCTGTTGCGGTGCAGTACATTGTTAGCGTCATTGGGTGGCGCTGTTGCTCAAGGAAACAAAGAAGAGGGCATTGAACTG CTCGTCTGTCCTCTACTGAGGTGCGTAGGGAACCTCCTGTCCTACTGCACGCCAGATGTGGCAGAGGCTTGTTTGAGTGACGTTGAGCTTGCGGGTTCTCTCTGTGCTCTGCTTCAGGCTTACGTCCAGACTCGGCCCTCTTTGGCCAGAGAGAGTGCCTGGGTCCTCAATAATCTCACAG CTCAATCCAGTCTGTTTTGTTTGGACTTGATGACGCTCAACTTGGGGCCGATTCTGATTCAACTTCTATTCTCTCAAGGCATTACCACAATG ATCCTGAGAGTTTTGGCAAACGTGGCCCACAAGAAGAAGGAGTTCTGCCTCCAGTTAGCTGATCACGGATTACTGTCTTCCCTCTCTGCCACACTTAAAATGGCAGAACGAGAGACTGTGACCCTGAGTCTCGACATCCTTTTCATGCTATTAACTAGTGGTTCTCAA GTGGTTGAGGACTTTGAGAGGCAAGGTGGCAATTCACTTTTAGAAACCTTTCAATATTGCAGTGAAGGTGATGTGAGGCGGAAGGCAGCATATCTCCTGGAGCGCTGTCTACTGTCTTCTTCTGCACAGTGCATG GGTGAATGA